The sequence below is a genomic window from Streptomyces sp. B21-105.
GGGCTGACGAAGGGATGGGGCATGGAACACCACCTGCCTGACGGGCAAGGCCCCGGCACCACGCCGGGGACGGGGGACAGGGGGGCCACCGTGGCACGGTTGCCCATGTCCAACGCGATCGCGGCGGTGATCATCGCTGTCGCGGCGCTCCTGGGCGGCATCACGGTGCTGCTCCTGATGCCGGGGACGCTGGAGGCGCTGGGCACCGCCGTCACGATCAGCGGTTCGGGATTCGCGCTGGCGGCGAAGATCGCCATACCCCACTGACCGGGACACCGCGCTCATCTCCCGGGGCTTCTCACGGTTCGACGACGACCTCCTGGGCCGCCGCCGTCGTGCCGGCCAGCAGCGGGGCGTCCACCGGGACGTTGCGCTTCACCAGCGCCAGGGCGACCGGGCCGAGTTCGTGGTGGCGCACGGACGTGGTGATGAAGCCGATCTTGCGGCCGTCGGGCGCTTCGTCCGCGACACGGAGTTCGGTGCCCGCGGCGGGCAGGTGGACCTCGCTGCCGTCGAGGTGGAGGAAGACCAGGCGGCGGGGCGGCTTGCCGAGGTTCTGGACCCGGGCGACCGTCTCCTGACCCCGGTAGCAGCCCTTCTGCAGATGCACGGCGGTGCCGATCCAGCCGAGCTCGTGGGGAATGGTGCGGTGGTCGGTCTCGAAGCCGAGGCGCGGGCGGTGCTGCTCGACGCGGAGCGCCTCGTGGGCCAGGATCCCGGCGGGCGGACCGGCCTGTTCCGTGTACGACTCCAGGTCGGCGCGGGGCAGGAAGAGGTCGCGGCCGTGCGCGGTCTCGCGGACCACGACGCCCGGCGGGACGGACGCGATCGACCCCGCGGGCAGGTGGACGACCGCGGTGTCCGCGGTGCGGTCGGCGACCTCGACCCGGTAGAAGAACTTCATCGACTCCAGGTACGCGATCAGCGCCTCCTGGGTGCCGGGCTCCACGTGCGCCCAGACCGTCGTGCCGTCGTCGACCAGGTACAGCGCGTGCTCGATGTGACCGTGCGCGGAGAGGATCAGCGCCTCGGTGGCCTGGCCGACGGGCAGGTCGGTGACGTGCTGGGTGAGCAGGAGGTGCAGCCAGCTCAGCCGGTCGTCGCCGGTGACGGCGACGACTCCGCGGTGCGAGAGGTCGACGAAACCGGCGCCGTCGGCGAGGGCGCGCTGCTCGCGGAACAGGTCGCCGTAGTGACCGGCGACGCCTTCGTCCACACCCTCGGCGGGGACGGCGCCGGGCAGGGACAGCAGAGGGCTCTTCATGACGCCAAGCCTACGACCCGGCAGGGGAACCCTTGACGGCCGAACCCTTGACGGTCGAACCCTTGACGGTCGAACCCTTGAGCGTGCAGTCCTCGCACCGGCCGAAGATCGCGAAGTGCTTCATGTCCGTCTCGAAGCCGAAGCTCCGGCGCAGCTTGGCCGTGAACTCGGCGGCGACCTGTACGTCCGCCTCGATGATGTTGTCGCAGTCCCGGCACACCAGGTGGATGTGGTGGTGCCGCTCGGCGAGGTGGTACGACGGCGCCCCGTGCCCCAGGTGCGCGTGGCTGACCAGCCCCAGCTCCTCCAGGAGCTCCAGGGTCCGGTACACGGTGGAAATGTTGACCCCCGACGCCGTCTTCCTCACTTCCACGAGGATGGCGTCGGGGGTCGCGTGCTCCAGGGTGTCCACGGCCTCCAGGACAAGCTGTCGCTGCGGCGTCAGGCGGTATCCGCGCTGCCGCAGGTCGCTCTTCCAGTCAGTGCTTCCAGTGCTCACCACACAGAAGAGTCTAGGTCCGTCCGGGATTACTTGAAGAAGGCGATTCCGTCGTCCGGCATGTCGTCGGGGAGGGCCTTCGCCCAGCGTTCGACGTCCTCCGGGGTGACGACCTTCTTCAGGTGGGCCGACATGTAGGGGCGCAGCTCGACCTCGGGAGTCTGCTTCTCGCCGACCCACATGAGGTCGCTCTTGACGTACCCGTACAGGCGCTTGCCGCCGGTGTACGGGCCGGAGGCGGCCGTGCGGGCCACCGCGTCGGTGACGAGGTCGATCTGCGGCTTCTTGTCGGCGAGCTCGCCGTACCAGATCTCGACCACGCCGTCGTCGCGGACCATCGTCACCTCGACCTTGCGGTCGGCGTCGATGCGCCAGAAGCCGGACTCGGACTCCAGGGGACGGACCTTGTTGCCGTCGTTGTCCAAAATCCAGGTGTGCGAGTGGTACTCCAGGAAGTCACGGCCGTCGTGGGCGAAGGTGACCTCCTGCCCGAAGTTGCACTTCTGCGACCCCGGGAAGTCGTGCACGCCCGCGCCCGCCCAGCTGCCGAGCAGGAAGGCGAGGGGGACGAGGTCCTTGTGGAGGTCGGACGGAATCTCGATCATGAGTGGCAGTTCCTGGAGGTGGTCGGTCTCAGCGCTGGCCCTGGTACAGCTTCTTCACGGTCAGACCGGCGAAGGCGAGAACGCCGACGCAGACCAGGACCAGCAGGGCTTCGAAGAAGATCTCCACGGGTGCTCCTCGGATGAGCGTGTTTCGGGTACGGACGGCTCGCGACACGTACGACAGGGCCGGGCCCCAGCTTACGCGGCCGGGCCCCGCCCTCCTTGTCGAGGTGCGCCCTCCGCGAGCGTCAGCTCAGCAGCCGGCTCTGCAGGGCCACGGTCTGTCCGAGGGTGGTGCGGTCCTCCTTCGCCTCGGACACCGGCAGGAAGTCCTTCGTGGCCGGCCGGCCGCCGGTGCCGCGCAGCGCCTCGTCCTGCGTCGAGCCCTCGGGATGTCCGGGTAGTCCCAGCGGCCGTCCGACTGTAAGGAACCTGATTACGATTCGGCCATGGCGAAGAAGCTCGTGATCAAGGTGACGGCAGGGGCCGATGCGCCCGAGCGGTGCTCTCAGGCGTTCACGGTCGCGGCGGTCGCCGTGGCCAGCGGCGTCGAGGTCTCCCTGTGGCTGACCGGGGAGTCCGCATGGTTCGCGCTGCCGGGCCGGGCCGCGGAGTTCGAGCTCCCGCACGCGGCGCCGCTGCCCGGACTCCTCGAATCCGTCCTGGCCGGCGGCCGTCTCACCCTGTGCACCCAGTGCGCCGCCCGCCGGAACATCACGGAGAAGGACGTCATCGACGGCGTCCGGATCGCGGGTGCGCAGGTGTTCGTCCAGGAGGCGCTGGGCGACGACACCCAGGCGCTCGTGTACTAGGGCGTGCTTCGAAAGTCCGAGGCGTTCTAGGCGTTCTAGGGGCGGCGTTTCTTGCCGTCGAGCTCGTCCCACCACTCGTCGGACTTGGGGTCGCCCGAGGGGTCGTCCCACCAGCGGTCCTCGGGGCCGCGGCGGTTGGCGACCATCGCCGCGACCGGCGGGATGACCATCGCGACCAGGCACATCGCGACCGCCGCGGGCGTCGACCAGATGCGCACGACCGCCCAGGCCAGGACGAACAGCGTGATGCAGGTGCCCATCATCGCGAAATAGACGTGCCGTCGGCGGGCCAACATACGTCCAGGGTAGGCCGGGACACGGCGAAGGGCCGTGTCCCGGGCGTCCAACCCGTGGGACACGGCCCCTGCGCGTCGTGCTCAGACCGCGATCGCGACCTCGGCGAGACCGCCCTGCTGGGCGACCACGGTGCGGTCGGCGGTGCCGCCGGGCACGAGAGCGCGGACGGTCCAGGTGCCTTCGGCCGCGTAGAAGCGGAACTGTCCGGTGGCGGAGGTCGGGACCTCCGCGGTGAACTCGCCGGTCGAGTCCAGCAGACGGACGTATCCGACCACCGGCTCGCCGTCCCGGGTCACCTGACCCTGGATCGTGGTCTCACCGGGCTTGATCGTCGAGGCGTCCGGGCCGCCGGCCTTCGCTCCACACATGTGTTTCTCCAGAGGGGTCTGACCAGAAGGTCGGTCGGGTGGGATTACTTGTTGGCGCCGAGCTCGATCGGGACGCCGACGAGGGAGCCGTACTCGGTCCAGGAGCCGTCGTAGTTCTTGACGTTCTCCACGCCCAGCAGCTCGTGCAGCACGAACCAGGTCAGGGCCGAGCGCTCACCGATGCGGCAGTACGCGATGGTGTCCTTGGCCAGGTCGACCTGCTCGTCGGCGTAGAGCTCCTTGAGCTCGTCGTCCGACTTGAAGGTGCCGTCGTCGTTGGCGTTCTTCGACCACGGGATGTTGCGGGCGGACGGGACGTGGCCCGGACGCTGCGACTGCTCCTGCGGCAGGTGGGCGGGGGCGAGCAGCTT
It includes:
- the ygfZ gene encoding CAF17-like 4Fe-4S cluster assembly/insertion protein YgfZ → MKSPLLSLPGAVPAEGVDEGVAGHYGDLFREQRALADGAGFVDLSHRGVVAVTGDDRLSWLHLLLTQHVTDLPVGQATEALILSAHGHIEHALYLVDDGTTVWAHVEPGTQEALIAYLESMKFFYRVEVADRTADTAVVHLPAGSIASVPPGVVVRETAHGRDLFLPRADLESYTEQAGPPAGILAHEALRVEQHRPRLGFETDHRTIPHELGWIGTAVHLQKGCYRGQETVARVQNLGKPPRRLVFLHLDGSEVHLPAAGTELRVADEAPDGRKIGFITTSVRHHELGPVALALVKRNVPVDAPLLAGTTAAAQEVVVEP
- a CDS encoding Fur family transcriptional regulator → MVSTGSTDWKSDLRQRGYRLTPQRQLVLEAVDTLEHATPDAILVEVRKTASGVNISTVYRTLELLEELGLVSHAHLGHGAPSYHLAERHHHIHLVCRDCDNIIEADVQVAAEFTAKLRRSFGFETDMKHFAIFGRCEDCTLKGSTVKGSTVKGSAVKGSPAGS
- a CDS encoding FABP family protein, whose amino-acid sequence is MIEIPSDLHKDLVPLAFLLGSWAGAGVHDFPGSQKCNFGQEVTFAHDGRDFLEYHSHTWILDNDGNKVRPLESESGFWRIDADRKVEVTMVRDDGVVEIWYGELADKKPQIDLVTDAVARTAASGPYTGGKRLYGYVKSDLMWVGEKQTPEVELRPYMSAHLKKVVTPEDVERWAKALPDDMPDDGIAFFK
- a CDS encoding DsrE family protein, which codes for MAKKLVIKVTAGADAPERCSQAFTVAAVAVASGVEVSLWLTGESAWFALPGRAAEFELPHAAPLPGLLESVLAGGRLTLCTQCAARRNITEKDVIDGVRIAGAQVFVQEALGDDTQALVY
- a CDS encoding DUF3099 domain-containing protein is translated as MLARRRHVYFAMMGTCITLFVLAWAVVRIWSTPAAVAMCLVAMVIPPVAAMVANRRGPEDRWWDDPSGDPKSDEWWDELDGKKRRP
- a CDS encoding DUF1416 domain-containing protein, producing MCGAKAGGPDASTIKPGETTIQGQVTRDGEPVVGYVRLLDSTGEFTAEVPTSATGQFRFYAAEGTWTVRALVPGGTADRTVVAQQGGLAEVAIAV